From a region of the Panicum virgatum strain AP13 chromosome 2K, P.virgatum_v5, whole genome shotgun sequence genome:
- the LOC120695427 gene encoding uncharacterized protein LOC120695427, producing MMKISKSCPNLLKKAVTSFKSKTDALRTKLIILASLRRRMAMVRAVSRQIHGLSRQAAVEHGGKALAPHKKAAAAGEEAAGDHGGEAPRLGLFEVAVFEEDYHGYPDWTTSLFDDDDVCNGEDDDDVQDDEQDDLDLDVFDETSVIEIIRSNREAQGLEFSMEDDIDEACDMFIRRCRSRMNLSF from the coding sequence atgatgaagatcagCAAGAGCTGCCCCAACCTCCTGAAGAAGGCCGTGACGTCGTTCAAGAGCAAGACTGACGCTCTAAGGACGAAGCTCATCATCCTGGCCTCGCTGCGCCGCAGGATGGCGATGGTCCGCGCAGTGTCTCGCCAGATCCACGGGCTCTCCAGGCAGGCCGCGGTGGAGCACGGCGGCAAGGCTCTCGCTCCGCacaagaaggcggcggcggcgggcgaagaGGCAGCTGGTGATCATGGCGGCGAGGCTCCTCGCCTTGGTCTGTTTGAGGTGGCAGTGTTTGAGGAAGATTATCATGGCTACCCTGACTGGACCACCTCCCTCTTCGACGATGACGATGTTTGCAACggtgaggatgatgatgatgtccAAGACGATGAGCaggatgatcttgatcttgatgTGTTCGATGAGACCTCGGTCATCGAGATCATCAGGAGCAACCGGGAGGCTCAAGGGTTGGAGTTCAGCATGGAAGATGACATTGACGAGGCCTGCGATATGTTCATCAGGAGATGTCGCAGCCGGATGAACCTTAGTTTCTAG